In Bacillus sp. Cs-700, one genomic interval encodes:
- the ligA gene encoding NAD-dependent DNA ligase LigA has product MEENHKRIEELRQLLNQYNYEYHVLDQPSVPDAEYDRMMNELLNLEEENPELKTDDSPTQRVGGPPLEGFQKVEHRVPMLSLGNAFGEDDLKDFDRRVRDRIGENFSYVCELKIDGLAVSLIYEDGVLIRGATRGDGTVGEDITHNLKTIPAIPLRLRENVSMEVRGEAYMPKPSFMKLNEVREKNEQDLFANPRNAAAGSLRQLDPKIAASRNLSIFVYGVGTVDGREISSHSNGLDFLKELGFKTNPEWKRCNTIDDVINFIGGWSEKRPDLSYEIDGIVVKVDALNQQEELGFTAKSPRWAIAYKFPAEEVVTKLQDIELNVGRTGVVTPTAVLEPVLVAGTTVQRASLHNEDLIREKDIKIGDYVVIKKAGDIIPEVVSVLEERRTGDEKAFSMPEKCPECESDLVRLDEEVALRCINPKCPAQLREGLIHFVSRNAMNIDGLGERVITQLFREELIHDVADIYQLTHDQLIELERMGEKSVSNLLEAIRVSKDNSLEKLLFGLGIRHVGAKAARTLAQQFGTMDSLVQANIEDLEAINEVGQKMADSVVRYFQNEEVHELIDELKDAGVNMIYKGPKPVSIEEIDSVFAGKTVVLTGKLEQLSRGEAKKKLEELGAKVTGSVSKSTDLVIAGEDAGSKLEKAESLGIDVWSENRFVEELNE; this is encoded by the coding sequence ATGGAAGAAAATCATAAGCGCATCGAAGAGCTTCGTCAGCTCTTAAATCAATACAACTACGAGTACCATGTTCTTGATCAGCCGAGCGTCCCGGATGCCGAATATGATCGGATGATGAACGAACTATTGAATTTAGAAGAAGAGAACCCAGAGCTTAAAACAGATGATTCGCCAACACAACGGGTCGGAGGGCCTCCGCTAGAAGGCTTCCAAAAAGTCGAACACAGAGTGCCGATGCTAAGCCTTGGGAATGCTTTTGGAGAAGATGACCTGAAGGATTTCGACCGACGTGTACGCGATCGAATTGGCGAAAACTTTTCATATGTATGTGAATTAAAAATAGACGGTCTCGCGGTCTCACTTATCTACGAAGATGGCGTTCTCATTCGGGGTGCGACACGAGGAGATGGTACTGTAGGGGAAGACATTACTCATAACCTGAAAACCATTCCTGCGATCCCTTTACGTTTACGAGAGAATGTGAGCATGGAGGTTCGTGGCGAAGCTTATATGCCAAAGCCATCCTTCATGAAATTAAATGAAGTACGCGAGAAGAATGAGCAGGATCTTTTTGCTAATCCTCGAAATGCAGCAGCTGGTTCTTTACGTCAACTTGATCCTAAAATTGCTGCTAGCCGAAACCTATCTATTTTTGTCTATGGTGTTGGTACGGTTGATGGGAGAGAAATTAGCTCTCATTCCAATGGCCTTGATTTTCTCAAGGAGCTTGGGTTTAAAACCAATCCAGAATGGAAGCGATGTAACACGATTGATGATGTGATTAATTTTATAGGTGGATGGTCAGAGAAACGTCCTGACCTTTCCTATGAAATTGATGGGATCGTTGTTAAAGTAGATGCACTTAATCAGCAGGAAGAGCTTGGATTTACAGCGAAAAGTCCCCGTTGGGCGATTGCCTATAAGTTTCCTGCTGAAGAGGTCGTCACAAAGCTTCAAGACATTGAACTGAATGTGGGAAGAACGGGCGTCGTGACGCCAACAGCCGTATTAGAACCCGTTCTTGTTGCAGGAACGACCGTACAACGAGCATCTCTTCATAACGAGGACCTTATTCGTGAGAAGGATATAAAAATTGGTGACTATGTTGTTATTAAAAAAGCAGGAGACATTATTCCTGAAGTTGTTTCTGTTCTAGAAGAGCGTCGCACAGGAGATGAGAAGGCCTTTTCTATGCCTGAGAAATGCCCAGAGTGTGAAAGTGATCTTGTTCGACTGGATGAAGAGGTTGCGCTTCGGTGCATTAACCCCAAATGTCCAGCGCAGCTCCGTGAAGGATTAATTCATTTTGTTTCTCGTAATGCGATGAATATTGATGGGTTAGGTGAGAGAGTGATAACACAGCTCTTTCGTGAGGAATTAATTCACGATGTCGCTGATATTTATCAGCTTACGCATGATCAGCTTATCGAGCTTGAGCGAATGGGAGAAAAATCAGTTTCCAATCTACTTGAAGCCATTCGGGTGTCAAAAGATAATTCTTTAGAAAAGCTTTTATTTGGTCTCGGTATACGCCATGTAGGGGCTAAAGCAGCAAGAACACTTGCGCAACAATTTGGAACGATGGATAGCCTTGTTCAAGCAAATATTGAAGATCTTGAAGCGATAAATGAAGTCGGGCAAAAAATGGCTGATTCTGTTGTACGATACTTTCAAAATGAAGAAGTTCATGAGCTTATTGATGAGTTAAAAGATGCTGGTGTTAACATGATTTATAAAGGCCCTAAGCCAGTTTCAATTGAAGAAATTGACTCTGTTTTTGCAGGGAAAACAGTTGTTTTAACTGGTAAACTTGAACAGTTAAGTCGTGGGGAAGCGAAAAAGAAGTTAGAAGAACTAGGTGCAAAGGTAACAGGGAGTGTCAGTAAAAGCACAGACCTTGTGATTGCTGGGGAAGATGCTGGCTCGAAGCTCGAGAAGGCAGAGTCACTTGGTATTGACGTTTGGAGTGAGAACAGGTTCGTTGAAGAGTTAAACGAATGA
- the gatC gene encoding Asp-tRNA(Asn)/Glu-tRNA(Gln) amidotransferase subunit GatC: MSRITKEEVKHVANLARLEMDEAEVEKFTTQLDDIISMAEQLNELDTENVEPTTHVLDLKNVLREDKVQPWLTREEALKNAPDEANGQVKVPSIFE, encoded by the coding sequence ATGTCCAGAATTACCAAAGAAGAGGTTAAGCATGTAGCCAATCTCGCTAGACTAGAAATGGATGAGGCAGAGGTCGAAAAATTTACAACTCAGCTTGATGACATTATTTCAATGGCGGAGCAGCTGAATGAATTAGATACAGAGAACGTTGAGCCTACAACACACGTTCTTGATTTGAAAAACGTACTGCGTGAAGACAAAGTACAGCCGTGGCTAACGCGTGAAGAAGCATTGAAGAATGCACCGGATGAAGCGAACGGTCAAGTAAAAGTTCCATCAATATTTGAGTAA
- the putP gene encoding sodium/proline symporter PutP has product MGIETPTLVTFIVYLVGMLAIGLIAYRMTSNLSDYVLGGRRLGGSVAALSAGASDMSSWLLLGLPGAMYAGGMSQIWIGIGLAIGAYLNWQFVASRLRRYTEVANDSITVPDYLENRFRDGSKALRVISAIVILVFFTFYTSSGLVGGAILFESSFGMSYESALWIGAIVIISYTFLGGFLAVSWTDFFQGILMFLALVVVPIVALNEMGGWNETVNQVGATDTTYLDIFTGMSFMGIISLLGWGLGYFGQPHIITRFMAVKSSKEIPKARLVGMSWMVLSLFGAIFTGFIGIAYFDAGLPNSETVFIEFTQVLFNPWVSGFLLAAILSAIMSTIDSQLLVSSSAVAEDFYKAILRKNASQTELVWVGRIAVLGIALLAILLAYNPDSSVLDLVSYAWAGFGAAFGPVIILSLFWKRMTRNGALAGIITGAVVVILWAQLSGGLFDLYELIPGFILAWIAVMAFSFVGKEPGEEIEAEFEAAKTSKF; this is encoded by the coding sequence ATGGGTATTGAAACGCCAACGTTAGTTACGTTTATTGTTTATCTTGTGGGTATGCTCGCAATCGGATTAATTGCATACCGAATGACAAGTAATTTGTCGGATTATGTACTTGGAGGAAGAAGATTAGGTGGATCTGTTGCCGCATTAAGTGCAGGCGCATCAGATATGAGTAGCTGGCTCTTACTAGGACTACCTGGTGCAATGTACGCAGGTGGTATGAGTCAAATTTGGATTGGGATTGGGCTCGCAATCGGAGCTTACCTGAACTGGCAATTTGTTGCATCACGTCTTCGACGCTATACTGAAGTGGCGAATGATTCAATAACGGTTCCAGATTACCTTGAGAATCGTTTCCGTGATGGGTCGAAAGCACTTCGCGTGATCTCAGCAATCGTCATTCTTGTATTCTTTACGTTCTATACGTCTTCAGGTCTTGTTGGGGGCGCAATCCTGTTTGAAAGCTCGTTCGGAATGAGCTATGAAAGCGCATTGTGGATCGGTGCAATTGTTATTATTTCTTATACGTTCCTCGGTGGTTTCCTAGCGGTAAGCTGGACAGATTTCTTCCAGGGAATACTTATGTTCCTTGCACTAGTTGTCGTCCCAATTGTTGCCCTAAATGAAATGGGTGGCTGGAACGAAACAGTTAATCAAGTTGGTGCAACGGATACAACTTACCTAGATATCTTTACTGGTATGAGTTTCATGGGAATTATTTCTCTACTTGGTTGGGGACTTGGTTACTTTGGACAACCTCACATTATTACTCGTTTTATGGCAGTTAAATCTTCCAAAGAAATTCCTAAAGCACGCCTTGTTGGTATGTCATGGATGGTTCTTTCTTTGTTTGGTGCAATCTTTACTGGTTTCATCGGTATTGCCTATTTTGATGCGGGACTTCCGAACTCTGAAACCGTCTTTATCGAATTTACTCAAGTACTCTTTAATCCATGGGTATCAGGCTTCTTACTAGCTGCAATCCTATCTGCGATCATGAGTACAATTGATTCTCAGCTACTTGTATCTTCAAGTGCTGTTGCGGAGGACTTTTATAAAGCGATTCTTCGAAAAAATGCAAGCCAAACTGAGCTTGTATGGGTAGGTCGTATTGCTGTACTAGGTATTGCATTACTTGCCATCCTACTTGCTTATAATCCTGATAGCAGTGTTCTTGATCTTGTAAGTTATGCGTGGGCCGGTTTTGGTGCCGCATTTGGACCTGTTATTATCTTAAGTCTATTCTGGAAACGCATGACCCGTAATGGTGCTCTTGCTGGTATCATCACTGGTGCCGTAGTGGTTATCCTATGGGCTCAATTATCAGGTGGACTGTTCGATCTTTATGAATTAATTCCAGGCTTTATCCTAGCATGGATTGCTGTAATGGCATTCAGCTTTGTTGGTAAAGAGCCAGGTGAAGAAATTGAAGCTGAATTCGAAGCGGCAAAAACGTCTAAATTCTAA
- a CDS encoding heptaprenylglyceryl phosphate synthase, whose translation MFDFLEWKHVFKLDPNKEIEDYDLEAICESGTDAVIVGGSDGVTLDRTLDLLARIRRYAVPCALEVSTVEAVTPGFDFYFIPTVLNTEDSRWVTGLHHEAVKEFGEIMNWDEIIMEGYCILNQDSKVAQLTSAHTNLDEEDVLAYARMAEKMFKLPIFYVEYSGTYGDKELVQKVSRVLDETKLFYGGGIDSPEKAKEMAASADTVIVGNIIYDNIKQAIKTVAAVKGN comes from the coding sequence ATGTTTGATTTTCTAGAGTGGAAGCATGTGTTTAAGCTGGATCCGAATAAGGAGATTGAAGATTATGATCTTGAGGCGATTTGTGAGTCTGGGACGGATGCGGTGATTGTTGGTGGTAGTGATGGTGTGACGCTTGATCGGACGTTAGATTTACTTGCTAGAATTCGCCGTTACGCGGTACCATGTGCTCTTGAGGTGTCGACTGTGGAAGCAGTGACCCCAGGCTTTGATTTTTATTTTATTCCAACCGTGTTGAATACGGAAGACAGCCGTTGGGTAACGGGTTTGCATCATGAAGCTGTAAAAGAGTTTGGTGAGATTATGAATTGGGATGAAATCATTATGGAGGGGTACTGTATTCTCAATCAGGATTCTAAGGTTGCTCAGTTAACTTCTGCTCATACTAATCTTGATGAAGAAGATGTACTTGCTTATGCGCGAATGGCAGAAAAGATGTTCAAACTGCCGATTTTTTATGTGGAATACAGTGGAACCTATGGAGATAAAGAACTTGTTCAGAAGGTAAGCCGCGTTCTTGATGAGACGAAACTTTTCTACGGTGGAGGAATTGATTCGCCGGAGAAAGCAAAAGAAATGGCTGCTTCTGCAGATACTGTTATTGTTGGGAATATTATTTACGATAATATCAAACAAGCGATTAAAACAGTTGCTGCTGTGAAAGGAAATTGA
- a CDS encoding zinc ABC transporter substrate-binding protein: protein MKNRFLTVAFLLSISTLILVGCGQEDSDSNTDGKLTIYTTLYPLEYFAERIGGEYVTAESIIPPGSDAHSFEPTTKTMTELAESDLFIYNGAGMEGFADAAKDTLKNEDVMTLEAAEGIHFDETREEHEEHADEEGEHEEHADEEHADHDHGDVNPHIWIDPTLAIQQAENIKHALIEIDPNNKKTFESNFSSLEEELLALDKEFREIAESAPKKEFLISHDAYSYWESRYGLKQLSVSGLSPSQEPTQKQLEDIIETAKSYNLKYMLFEQNATPKPAKAVQQELGLETLRIHNLSVLTEEDIENDETYFTLMEQNIQTLEKALSE, encoded by the coding sequence ATGAAAAATCGCTTTTTAACAGTGGCATTCTTACTATCTATATCTACGCTTATCCTAGTCGGTTGTGGTCAAGAAGATTCAGACTCAAATACGGATGGAAAGCTAACCATTTATACAACACTTTATCCTCTTGAATATTTTGCTGAACGAATTGGCGGAGAATACGTAACCGCTGAATCCATCATTCCTCCTGGCAGTGACGCACATAGTTTCGAGCCAACGACGAAAACAATGACAGAGTTAGCTGAATCCGATTTGTTTATTTACAATGGAGCAGGCATGGAAGGATTTGCTGATGCTGCTAAAGATACGTTAAAAAATGAAGACGTCATGACGCTTGAAGCCGCTGAAGGAATTCACTTTGATGAAACAAGAGAAGAACATGAAGAGCATGCTGATGAAGAAGGAGAGCATGAAGAACATGCTGATGAAGAGCACGCCGATCACGATCATGGCGATGTGAATCCACACATTTGGATTGATCCAACCCTCGCTATCCAGCAGGCAGAAAATATTAAACATGCACTTATAGAAATTGATCCTAATAATAAGAAAACATTTGAGTCTAATTTTTCATCATTAGAGGAAGAGCTCTTAGCTCTTGATAAAGAATTCCGTGAAATAGCTGAAAGTGCACCGAAAAAAGAGTTCCTTATTTCGCACGATGCCTATAGCTACTGGGAAAGTCGCTATGGACTTAAACAATTAAGTGTATCTGGCCTTTCACCATCTCAAGAACCTACGCAAAAACAGTTAGAAGATATTATTGAAACAGCTAAAAGTTACAATTTGAAGTATATGCTTTTTGAACAAAATGCTACGCCAAAGCCAGCAAAAGCAGTTCAACAAGAACTCGGTCTTGAAACGCTTCGCATTCATAACCTCTCTGTCTTAACAGAAGAAGATATCGAAAATGATGAAACGTATTTCACTTTAATGGAACAAAACATTCAAACACTAGAAAAAGCTCTATCAGAATAG
- the pcrA gene encoding DNA helicase PcrA codes for MQRIVDKLLNGLNPEQQEAVKHTDGPLLIMAGAGSGKTRVLTHRIAYLLVEKQVSPWNILAITFTNKAAREMRERVNSITGPVAEDIWISTFHSMCVRILRRDGDRIGINRNFTILDSGDQLTVIKKILKEQNVDPKKFEPRGILGSISSAKNELETPEDYKANAKGPYESVVADAYEQYQKQLRKNQALDFDDLIMRTITLFKKVPEVLEFYQRKFQYIHVDEYQDTNKAQYVLVKLMAEKYQNLCVVGDSDQSIYRWRGADIQNILSFEKDYPSARAIFLEQNYRSTKKILQAANVVIENNMNRKPKKLWTDNDDGPHITYYQANDEHDESRFVTGKILDMVNSGKRTNAQIAILYRTNAQSRVIEEILNKSNIHYNIVGGTKFYDRKEIKDVLAYLRLIANPDDDISLLRIVNVPKRGVGASTMDKVAQYAANQDISIFTALQEVEQIGLSARFTKSLKTFGNQMANWSQMQEYLAVSELVEEVIDKSGYRDALRNENTIESQTRLENIDEFLSVTQEFEKASEDKSLIAFLTDLALVADIDKLDEDENEQKEAVTLMTLHSAKGLEFPVVFLIGMEEGVFPHSRSLFEEEEMEEERRLAYVGITRAEEELFLTNSRLRTLYGKTNANPVSRFIGEIPEELLEKQGQEKPATPFGGTSSRPSSRPATPKTPRRPQLTSTGGDSLDWKVGDKASHRKWGVGTVVSVKGDGDSTELDIAFPNPVGIKRLLAKFAPIEKQ; via the coding sequence ATGCAACGAATAGTTGATAAGTTATTAAACGGATTAAACCCCGAACAACAGGAAGCGGTCAAGCACACGGATGGACCGCTTTTAATTATGGCTGGAGCAGGCAGTGGAAAAACGAGAGTGCTCACGCATCGAATCGCGTACCTTCTTGTTGAGAAACAGGTCTCTCCATGGAACATCCTTGCGATTACTTTTACAAATAAAGCGGCGCGAGAAATGAGAGAACGAGTGAATTCCATTACAGGCCCGGTTGCCGAAGACATTTGGATTTCAACGTTCCACTCGATGTGTGTCCGAATTTTAAGAAGAGACGGGGATCGCATTGGCATTAATCGGAACTTTACAATTCTTGATTCTGGTGACCAGTTGACGGTAATCAAGAAAATTTTGAAGGAACAAAACGTCGATCCTAAGAAATTTGAGCCACGAGGGATTTTAGGAAGTATTAGCTCTGCTAAGAATGAACTAGAAACGCCGGAAGACTATAAAGCAAACGCCAAAGGACCGTATGAAAGTGTTGTTGCGGATGCATATGAACAATATCAAAAGCAGCTCCGTAAAAACCAGGCGCTCGACTTTGATGACTTGATTATGAGAACTATTACGCTCTTTAAAAAGGTGCCAGAAGTGCTGGAATTCTATCAGCGTAAATTTCAGTACATTCATGTGGACGAGTATCAAGATACGAACAAAGCACAATATGTTCTTGTCAAATTAATGGCTGAGAAATATCAAAACCTTTGCGTAGTAGGTGATTCCGATCAGTCGATCTATCGCTGGCGCGGGGCTGATATTCAAAATATCCTCTCGTTTGAAAAAGACTATCCAAGTGCACGTGCGATCTTCCTTGAGCAAAACTATCGTTCGACAAAGAAAATTCTTCAAGCGGCGAATGTAGTGATTGAAAACAACATGAATCGAAAACCTAAAAAATTATGGACCGATAATGATGATGGCCCGCACATTACGTATTATCAAGCCAATGATGAACATGATGAGAGTCGCTTTGTAACAGGGAAAATCCTTGATATGGTGAATAGCGGAAAGCGAACGAATGCACAAATTGCGATTCTTTATCGGACGAATGCACAGTCTCGAGTGATTGAGGAAATTTTAAATAAGTCGAACATTCATTACAACATTGTCGGCGGTACAAAGTTCTACGATCGTAAAGAAATTAAAGACGTTCTTGCCTATCTTCGTCTTATTGCAAACCCGGATGACGACATTAGCTTACTTAGAATCGTCAATGTTCCAAAGCGCGGTGTCGGTGCATCGACTATGGACAAGGTAGCGCAATATGCAGCTAATCAAGATATTTCTATCTTTACAGCGCTTCAAGAGGTTGAACAGATTGGCTTAAGTGCCCGTTTTACGAAGTCCCTTAAAACATTTGGTAATCAAATGGCCAATTGGTCGCAAATGCAGGAATATTTAGCGGTATCTGAACTTGTTGAAGAAGTGATTGATAAATCGGGCTATCGAGATGCACTACGAAACGAGAACACCATTGAATCACAAACCAGACTTGAAAATATTGATGAATTTCTTTCTGTAACGCAGGAGTTTGAGAAAGCAAGTGAAGACAAGAGCTTGATCGCTTTTCTAACGGATCTCGCCCTGGTTGCAGATATTGATAAGTTGGATGAGGATGAAAACGAGCAAAAGGAAGCTGTTACGCTCATGACTCTTCACTCAGCGAAAGGCTTGGAGTTCCCGGTCGTTTTCCTTATCGGGATGGAAGAAGGCGTGTTTCCGCATAGTCGCTCCCTATTTGAGGAAGAAGAAATGGAAGAAGAACGCCGACTTGCTTACGTAGGTATTACAAGGGCAGAAGAAGAGTTGTTTTTAACAAATTCTCGTCTTCGAACGCTTTATGGGAAAACGAATGCCAATCCTGTCTCTCGCTTCATTGGTGAAATTCCAGAAGAATTACTTGAAAAGCAAGGACAGGAAAAGCCTGCAACACCGTTTGGAGGGACAAGTTCTCGTCCTTCTTCAAGACCTGCTACTCCTAAAACCCCGAGACGCCCTCAGCTGACTTCAACAGGTGGAGATTCACTGGACTGGAAGGTAGGAGACAAAGCGAGCCACCGCAAGTGGGGAGTTGGAACGGTTGTTAGCGTGAAAGGTGATGGCGATTCGACTGAGCTTGATATTGCATTCCCAAATCCAGTTGGAATCAAGCGCTTGCTAGCAAAATTTGCGCCAATTGAAAAGCAATAG
- a CDS encoding CamS family sex pheromone protein, whose protein sequence is MPKKQTFIVSIMALSLVLSGCVPSFMKGEQDDTVKVNDSEGEESEEMIVSEDIKTSETYYRSVLDKEGEKNSLDTSQVRGLITAGVDNRLDVDALEMGLIRLSQEQFDPDKYFFKEGQLFDTEQIHGWLYRDNGVTKKEAEKDKEKEVNVGLNPQLGVEENPAQYEQVIEAEKKNPKFLSYIHEQDYYVQNKDEELQLGGVSIALSLYSEYPYSVLDENGLKYTGSVKLDKDEVVAKAKESIKPIVEKIRAEHDVPIMFTLFLEQPRQSVVPGNFVASTIVEKGKSSPESWKDLNEKYIAFPSSAADEEYPAEAEKFDDFTREIQDFFPNFVGVIGTGFYKQDELSQLKIEIPIQFYSKSEVISFTQFVNGLVKKRNDTFPQDLPVSIYITSNGETESLIVKDPNEEEPFVHIYQ, encoded by the coding sequence ATGCCAAAGAAGCAAACGTTCATCGTTAGTATCATGGCTCTTTCGCTCGTATTATCCGGTTGTGTTCCGAGTTTTATGAAGGGCGAGCAGGACGATACAGTAAAGGTGAATGATTCAGAAGGCGAAGAAAGTGAAGAAATGATTGTAAGTGAAGATATAAAAACTTCAGAGACGTACTATCGTTCGGTGTTAGATAAAGAAGGGGAAAAAAATTCTCTTGATACTTCACAAGTTAGAGGATTAATTACGGCGGGTGTTGATAACCGTCTGGATGTTGATGCGCTTGAAATGGGATTGATTCGACTTTCTCAAGAACAATTTGATCCTGATAAGTATTTCTTTAAAGAAGGACAGCTGTTTGATACAGAGCAAATCCATGGCTGGTTGTATCGTGATAACGGTGTAACAAAGAAAGAAGCTGAGAAAGATAAAGAGAAAGAAGTAAATGTAGGGCTGAATCCACAGCTCGGTGTAGAAGAAAATCCTGCACAATACGAGCAAGTCATTGAAGCAGAGAAGAAAAACCCTAAATTCCTGTCTTATATTCATGAACAGGATTATTATGTTCAGAACAAAGATGAAGAATTGCAGTTAGGCGGAGTTTCGATTGCCTTATCGCTTTATTCTGAATATCCATACTCGGTTCTTGATGAAAATGGTTTGAAGTATACCGGGTCGGTAAAGTTAGATAAAGATGAAGTGGTTGCCAAGGCAAAAGAATCGATTAAACCAATCGTTGAGAAAATTCGAGCCGAGCATGACGTGCCAATCATGTTTACGCTCTTCTTAGAGCAGCCACGCCAATCGGTTGTCCCAGGTAACTTCGTGGCAAGCACGATTGTAGAGAAAGGTAAATCTAGCCCTGAGTCATGGAAAGATTTAAATGAAAAATACATTGCATTTCCTTCATCTGCCGCTGATGAGGAATATCCAGCAGAAGCTGAGAAGTTTGATGACTTCACACGCGAAATACAGGATTTCTTTCCGAACTTTGTAGGAGTCATTGGAACGGGCTTCTATAAACAAGATGAACTTTCTCAATTAAAGATTGAGATTCCAATTCAGTTCTATAGCAAATCTGAAGTGATTTCGTTCACCCAGTTTGTAAATGGACTCGTTAAAAAGCGTAATGATACTTTTCCTCAAGATTTACCTGTCTCGATCTATATCACAAGCAACGGAGAAACAGAAAGTTTGATTGTGAAGGATCCTAACGAAGAAGAACCGTTTGTTCATATTTATCAATAA